The nucleotide window AGCGTCTGGTATCCCTCCTGGCACAGCTGATGGGCGCGGAGGATGTGTTCCATCTTGTTGACTTCGAGAAACTTCTTCACGACTTGTGACCCAAATGTGTAGCCTGCGCCGCGGGGTGACAGGGAGAACTCGTCGCGCTCGGGGTCGGGGTCGGACCAGACGAGATCGGCCATGGGGCCTTCGTGGGGGATCTCGCGGAAGCGGTCTATGATCTTGATTTGGTCGATGGAGTGgattgatggggagaggCCTGCCAAGAAGGGGATTTGTCagggatgagaaggatgaAAGAAAAGGCAACGGGGTTCAAACTAACCACCATGTACGCAGAATATCCTGTCGTCAATCACCACACTCAACGTCAAGTAGTCAAACATGTCCGTGAAATGGTGCCAGACGTTGGCGTTGCCGTATTTCCTCGAGCATTCCGTGTAGAACCCATAAGACTGTGTTACGCCTCGAGACTCGTGGTTGCCCCTGATAAGGTGCAGCCGGTTGGGGTAGCGCAGCTTGAGGCATACGAGCAGCGAGATGGTCTCGACTGAGAACATGCCGCGGTCGACATAGTCACCTAGAAATAGATAGTTGGTGTCGGGACAGAAACCTCCGATGCGGAAGATCTCAATCAGGTCGTAGAACTGGCCGTGGATATCGCCGACGACGGTTACTGGGGCTTTGACATGGACAACATTGGACTCCCTCATGAGGAGCTCTTTTGTTTTGGCGCATATCGCCTCGATGACCGACTCGGCGAGGAGTTCCTTCTTGTAAAGACGGGCGATACATTCGTCGAGGTCGACGGAGGCTGCAAGACTCGATGGtcagtggtggttgttgaaggggCAGGGCATGGCGGGGCAGGAAGCTGCTGGTTTGCGCTGCGATGACCAGGGGCTGGGTTGCAAACTGCTTGCTTGCCTGGATGTGGGCATGACGTGTGTGTGGTATGGGGGAGCGACTTACAAGGGAGGCCTGGCATTTTTTGCTCGAAAAGATAAAGGAGCGTCGTTGAATCGTAAAGGAATGGTGGCGCCTAGCAGtagagaggaaaagaggatCAGGGACCGCAATAGCGGCGATGTCTCCCAACTCGAGCGATGTCAACGGAGATTATTGGAAATGCGCGAACCAACATATTCGAAAAAGACGGAGCAGTCACATATGGAGGGGAAAAGATCCAGAATAATCGAAATACTCCGTCTATTGGTGCAGTCGGAACATAGGACTATCGTGGGGCGTAGAGATGAGGTGTTGAGGACCTaaagcatcatcatggcgtcGTTGTAGGAGGCGGTAATCATGGTCGTGgtcttgtctttttttctcgaTTCACCCACTTACTTGGTAACTGGCGCGCAGCAATTCACTGCCTGAACCAAGCATCATCATTTGTCGGTGGACCGGGGAATCCTCGGCGATAAGATAGGCCAACGGTTCCAGGTTTCAGAGCCTCGTTCACGGACCACCCCCCGCCAAACTCTcacccaccagcaacacgTGCATCTCTCACAGCTGCCCCACCTGGCGCCTGGGAAGTGTTTCTTTCAAAAGGGCACGTCTTCCCACCCGCACCGCTGCCGCCAATCTCTTCTTcattcatcctcctctttctcgcCGTCGCTGCGGCCGCTGACCGACTGGCAGGGCATCGCCGTCCAGCGAATTCAATCAGCAAACTGTCGCCGGAAATTCTCACTGCGCTGAGTCGGATTCCGTTCTCCTTGGCTCTCGAATTCTGAACGTCAAAACCACTCACGGACAGCATTCATTGCTGCACTTCTCATTTTCTTGTCTCTTTCTCTACGTTCCGGCCATTTTagctgttgaggttgtgctCTCTGGCTATTGACGTCTCCAACTCTCCAGCTTTTGCTTACGTGTgtctcccccgccccctctgACACCTTCAGCACCTCGGATCGCTACAAGGTCCTCCCTCTCGCTGGTCTTGTTGAAAGCCGCCGCTCATATCGAGTCTTGGACGCGGGGTGGTGCTGCGCTGGGCATTTCCTTATTTTactgtttttgttgttttcttcCTCGCAGCCTGTTGCCCAGGGTGCTTGAGGAGTTGCTGAGTTATAGACATTTACAAACTACTTCCCGTATCTGAATATCAAGATGAGCTTGTCCAACTTCAAGGTTGATAGAGGAACAATGTGGACAATGGCATCTGAAACTGCTCCTTTGCTGCTCTTTGCACCTGCCTTATGGCTGCCGATATCAACCgtttcatcccatctcaataccattcatccatcatcaccatcgactCAACAATAAAACCTGCTCACAATGACAGGTATTGTCTTCAAATATCGAGCTTGGTTTCAAGTAGCCTCAACAGCATCTCTTGATGAGAACCACAGAAATCGGCTCACGTGACATGAGCGAGGCCTGCGGTCTGCGGGGGCTGACCGTGGCGGCTGAGGAGATCCGAGCGCTTACCGATGAGAGGAGCGTTCAACCTCTGAATTTTGACATGCAGGTCCGATCACGCCGCATCCGCAACGACCATCCGCGAGTCCCTGCATCTTTAGCTCTCATGTTACAAGGCTGAGAGCCATTATCACTCACTATTGCTATTCATCTctatgttgctgctgctgtctggCCGGGCTGGGAtcaaaggaggaggagattgaagTGCGGCCGAGTCTGCTGCTCACTGAGTGTCGCCAAACCGCCTGGGCTCAACTACCCCTGAACTGTGATTTGGTTGTTTCGGAGGATCGCGTGGACTTGAGGACTACCTAGCAGTGCCGAAGCCCCCTATTCGAATGCCAGGAACAGGCGTCAAGCGTTATCTCACGTCGTGTCGAGGCCGGTCGAGTCTTGAGATCGCCTTGGTGTGGTATCGCGGTATCGCGGGCAGAATCGCTACCCTTGTGCGACCTTCATTACATTGGAGATCAGACGAACGATACGCGCCTTCCCTATTCACCACGACCTCTTTATTGTTGTCGGCAACAATAGTGCTCTCTTGCAGCTCTACCTGGCATTGTCCATTGTTGAATACTGAGAAGGTTTTTTGGATCCCAGCAGTTGGGTATCTTTTTTGGACTGTTCTCATTTCACTTGCCTCAACCACGACTCTTCCCCCGACTTTCCAATCACACTACCATGTCCACAGCACCTGGCCAGTCATCCCCAGACAAGAAACCCAACGAGCAGTGTTACAACTGCGGAAAAGATCATTGGACGTTGGCTTGCCCCGAACCGCAGAGACCGATTATGGAGTAGGTCGTCCATTTCTTTCTTCACAACTCGACTCCTTCGATCCGGAAGACGTTCAAGCCCCTTTCCCACTTCGATTTGTTTACTAACATTCTTGGCACAGCGGCATTCAGCGCTGGCAGTCGCGGCATCAAGAGCAAGGTGGTTCCAACCGTAACAACTCATCGCAAGAGAGACGCGGGCCAGTCGTAGAGCGTTACCCTCCCCCGCCGAATCACGGACAAGCTATGGGCGGatacccaccaccttcaGGCTATCCCGTCCCCGGATATGCTGGCATGCCTCCTGTTCCTCCCGGCTTGCCTCCTGCTGGTCCTCCTGTCTTGACTTCTGGTGGCCCTCCTGGTCTTCCACCTGGTCCTCCTGGCTACACCCCCAATGGTCCTCCCGGCTTCAATCCCAGTGGCCCACCAGGTCTGTCTTCTGCCGGTCCACCCGGTTTGCCCCCTGGTGTTGCACCtcgcaccccaaaccaaccccctccacctccaccaggacctcccccttctcatccttaCCAGCCACAGCAACCATATCCACCAGCCCAGTATGCTGGAGGTTATCAAGCATCGCAGCCACCACAGCAGGCACCGCAGCATGGTCAGTATATTCCACCAGTTCCTCCACAGTATCCACAACAGTATGGCCAGCAACCTCCCTACGGCCAGCATCAATATGTTCCTCCATATCACCCACAAGCCGGCCCATATGGCGGTGCCCCGAAttatcctcctcagcagtACGGTCAGCCAGGTCCGCCCACAGGACCTGCGCCATATGCGCAACCTCCTTTTGGCAGTCAAgccccgcctccaccacctgccgCCCCATACTATGCTGCCCACGCAGCTGGGTtcagccctcctccccctgccaCGGGGGCAtatcccccgcctcctccgcccggCTGGGTTCCTCCTCCGTTCCCACCCGCCCATCAGCAGGCAGATGGCAGACACCAGCACTCGAACAACAATCGGGATAGAAAGGaccggcggaggaggaacagggATAGAAATCGAAATGGAAACCGCAATAACAACGGCAATGGTAATGGCAATGACAGCCAAGGCCGAAATGGTCAGCGCAGAGACCGGCCGCATAGCCAGCAAGTCCGGCAGCAGGCGTCTGCGGACGAAAACCAGGTGTCACCGGACGCCAGCCCAGCTCGGCGGCAGTCGGTGACGGGCGGTGACGGGGCATTGGCGGGCGGTGCGGGATCGTCGGCGGATGTGACCAAGCCGCCCGCAGATGTCGTAAGTTCGTTGGCGGATGGCAGTCAAGTGCCGGCTGAAGACATCCCAGCTTTGGAGCAGCCAGCAGTCGAGGGCCGTGAAGGCCAAAAGAAACGCCGGGGGAGGGCCGGGTCGCCAAGTCCACCTAAAGATCCCAATGAGTGGGACTTTGTGGTGGACAACAAGCATGTCTTCCCGGACCTGGACCCAAAGCCCGCCGACCCCGTTGGcatcccactccccttcCACTTCACGGAAgatcccaccatcccaccgGCTTACAATGCCACGTGCATCAAGTCAAAGTACTTCAATGAGTATGACTTGATGGACTTTTGCAAGTCGGTGCGGGACAAgcaggagtgggagaggcTGAAGAATGACCCCATCTTTCGTCACTACCCTGGcatggtgaggaggacgTTTCCGCCAGACAATAGGATTGAGTACTCCACATACGAGCCTacccctcctctttccccttctGTTGAGATCAAGTTGCCACCCAAGTATGAGCCGCCTCAGccagcctcccccgccccggCTCCAGTTGACAGCCGGTACGGTAGCGAGTATGACAGCTTTGAAGACAAAAGAGGTAGACGGGATGACCGCTCCGTtagagatgatgatgtcggcTTCCGCTCTCGCCGTTCGcccccccaccagcccagGCATCAAGACTCCCCACGCGATCGTGATCGTCATGGCCAAAGCAGCAACCAAGACCGCTGGTCACGTTATCCTGATGACCGCGACAGAGACCGCGGCATAAAGCGTCGCCGAAGTGCCTCGCCCCCGACCCCAGCCGACATAACCGCCGACCCTTGGTCCCCCAACGCCGTCGAgcctccctccaccaaacGTCGCAGTGACGACCACCACTCCGACACCCCCCGCGGGAGTACCTACCGTGACCGCAACGACCGCGTCCCCTACAACAAAAGAAACGATAGCGGCTACCACAGCGGCCAATCCCTCGACAAGATCTCTTCCCGCCGCGACAGCCCAAGAGAGTGGCAGCCACAGTTCAACAGGCGAATGTCCAACCGGCCCCACGGCTACGACCAGCGCAACCGGTCTGCCACCCGCAGTCGCAGcaggaacagcagcagcggcggtgAAAACGCCAGAAGCCGCACCAGAAGCCggtcgcctcctcctccccggaaAAAAGCTGCTCGGGGTAGAAGTAGAAGTAACTCCCCTTTGACGTTTCAGGACAAGATGCTGCTTGGTTTTACTGGAACTGAGAgctctgatgaggaggagaaggaggtggagaagagggtggtcaaggcgaggaggatggagaagaagaagccaccGGTTAAAAGGCCCAAGGTAGCTTCTGCGTTTAAGTAAGTTTTGCCTGGTCTTTGTGTTGTTTATAAAGCATCCATACTGATAATCTTTGTAATAGTCGACGTTGGTAGCCGGACTTGAGCGTTTCTAAGCGAATCTTTGTGAAAGGGGAAACATCGTGCCTTCGTGGTGGATTTAGCCATTTTTAAAAACGGTGTTTTCTGAAGTTGGCGTTTGCATGCGTTTCTCTTTTTTGAGGTCGATGATGGGTTTAGTTTAAGGCGTCTGGGAATGATAAGTTGCTATTTGCAACCGGGAAGTAAGGATAGACCTGGGATTGAAGTTATATAGCATTGCGTTGCAGTTGCACATATAATTGTACTTGGGATGTTGAATACTCTGCAACTTGTTAGATGGTATTTCTTACTATGACCCTCATAGGCTCCATGCAGCAGAGTACCTCAATCTCACGTAATGAGATCTTCGCTGAAAGAGAACTGAAAATTTCAGGGTTAGTGACCGAGATGATACTCGAACTGCAGCGTCCTACGGTATATAGATGCCATCAAAGGAAAGAGGCAGGAGAGAAGCGTCGCCTTTGACTACTGCGTTAATTGGATAGCACGGTGCGACTTGATGTGATGTTTGGACGGTTTTACGAACAATGTTGGGACGCAATTCTGATGCGGCTGCGCCTGGACTAGGTTGAGATTGTTGCCTGTTT belongs to Podospora bellae-mahoneyi strain CBS 112042 chromosome 6, whole genome shotgun sequence and includes:
- a CDS encoding hypothetical protein (EggNog:ENOG503P6S9), with amino-acid sequence MSTAPGQSSPDKKPNEQCYNCGKDHWTLACPEPQRPIMDGIQRWQSRHQEQGGSNRNNSSQERRGPVVERYPPPPNHGQAMGGYPPPSGYPVPGYAGMPPVPPGLPPAGPPVLTSGGPPGLPPGPPGYTPNGPPGFNPSGPPGLSSAGPPGLPPGVAPRTPNQPPPPPPGPPPSHPYQPQQPYPPAQYAGGYQASQPPQQAPQHGQYIPPVPPQYPQQYGQQPPYGQHQYVPPYHPQAGPYGGAPNYPPQQYGQPGPPTGPAPYAQPPFGSQAPPPPPAAPYYAAHAAGFSPPPPATGAYPPPPPPGWVPPPFPPAHQQADGRHQHSNNNRDRKDRRRRNRDRNRNGNRNNNGNGNGNDSQGRNGQRRDRPHSQQVRQQASADENQVSPDASPARRQSVTGGDGALAGGAGSSADVTKPPADVVSSLADGSQVPAEDIPALEQPAVEGREGQKKRRGRAGSPSPPKDPNEWDFVVDNKHVFPDLDPKPADPVGIPLPFHFTEDPTIPPAYNATCIKSKYFNEYDLMDFCKSVRDKQEWERLKNDPIFRHYPGMVRRTFPPDNRIEYSTYEPTPPLSPSVEIKLPPKYEPPQPASPAPAPVDSRYGSEYDSFEDKRGRRDDRSVRDDDVGFRSRRSPPHQPRHQDSPRDRDRHGQSSNQDRWSRYPDDRDRDRGIKRRRSASPPTPADITADPWSPNAVEPPSTKRRSDDHHSDTPRGSTYRDRNDRVPYNKRNDSGYHSGQSLDKISSRRDSPREWQPQFNRRMSNRPHGYDQRNRSATRSRSRNSSSGGENARSRTRSRSPPPPRKKAARGRSRSNSPLTFQDKMLLGFTGTESSDEEEKEVEKRVVKARRMEKKKPPVKRPKVASAFNRRW
- the PPG1 gene encoding putative serine/threonine protein phosphatase (COG:G; COG:T; EggNog:ENOG503NUI4); this encodes MPGLPSSVDLDECIARLYKKELLAESVIEAICAKTKELLMRESNVVHVKAPVTVVGDIHGQFYDLIEIFRIGGFCPDTNYLFLGDYVDRGMFSVETISLLVCLKLRYPNRLHLIRGNHESRGVTQSYGFYTECSRKYGNANVWHHFTDMFDYLTLSVVIDDRIFCVHGGLSPSIHSIDQIKIIDRFREIPHEGPMADLVWSDPDPERDEFSLSPRGAGYTFGSQVVKKFLEVNKMEHILRAHQLCQEGYQTLFDNQLSTVWSAPNYCYRCGNMASVLEVGENGERVFNVFEAAPENDQVKDMQMGQDKMGEQGQLPDYFL